Proteins co-encoded in one Brassica rapa cultivar Chiifu-401-42 chromosome A02, CAAS_Brap_v3.01, whole genome shotgun sequence genomic window:
- the LOC103852732 gene encoding protein DETOXIFICATION 54, whose translation MEEQNQPDDFSSHKHPTFPQVIEELKELWAMVLPITAMNCLVYVRAVVSVLFLGRLGSLELAGGALSIGFTNITGYSVLVGLASGLEPVCSQAFGSKNWELLSLSLHRMVMILLFASVPIGLLWINLGPIMLFLGQDPEITATAAEYCLYALPDLLTNTLLQPLRVYLRSQRVTKPMMWCTLAAVTFHVPLNYWLVMVKRWGVPGVATASVVTNLIMVMLLVGYVSLSGKMQKSQGVSGSMVATVAAQSSVVELVGGLGPLMRVAVPSCLGICLEWWWYEIVIVMGGYLENPKLAVAATGILIQTTSLMYTVPMALAGCVSARVGNELGAGRPYKARLAANVALACAFVIGASNVAWTVVLKERWAGLFTGYEPLKVLVASVMPIVGLCELGNCPQTTGCGILRGTGRPTVGAHVNLGSFYFVGTPVAVGLAFWLKVGFSGLWFGLLSAQAACAVSILYAVLARTDWEGEAMRAMRMTSLEMRKVGKDEESSSLLDDRNRSDEKLGVVL comes from the exons ATGGAGGAGCAAAACCAACCAGACGATTTCTCTTCCCATAAACATCCAACTTTTCCTCAAGTCATAGAGGAGCTAAAAGAGCTCTGGGCTATGGTTTTACCGATCACAGCAATGAACTGTCTAGTCTACGTACGCGCCGTCGTCTCCGTCCTCTTCCTCGGCCGTCTCGGTAGCCTCGAGCTAGCCGGAGGAGCTCTCTCAATCGGTTTCACCAACATCACAGGCTACTCAGTCCTCGTAGGACTCGCCTCGGGACTCGAGCCAGTATGCAGCCAAGCCTTTGGTAGCAAAAACTGGGAGCTCCTCTCGCTCTCTCTCCACCGTATGGTCATGATCCTCTTGTTCGCCTCCGTGCCCATCGGCCTGTTATGGATCAACCTCGGGCCCATCATGCTATTCTTGGGCCAAGACCCGGAGATAACCGCTACGGCCGCAGAGTACTGCCTCTACGCGCTTCCTGATCTTTTGACTAATACTCTGCTTCAGCCGTTACGGGTTTATCTAAGGTCACAGCGGGTGACGAAACCGATGATGTGGTGCACGTTAGCTGCTGTGACGTTCCACGTGCCGTTGAACTACTGGCTTGTGATGGTGAAGCGATGGGGTGTTCCTGGTGTGGCTACTGCTTCAGTTGTGACGaatttaattatggttatgCTTCTTGTGGGTTATGTTTCACTAAGTGGGAAGATGCAAAAGAGTCAGGGTGTTAGTGGGTCTATGGTGGCTACGGTGGCGGCTCAGTCCTCGGTTGTGGAGTTGGTTGGTGGGTTGGGACCGTTGATGAGAGTGGCGGTTCCGAGTTGTTTGGGGATATGTTTGGAGTGGTGGTGGTATGAGATTGTGATTGTGATGGGTGGTTATTTGGAGAATCCTAAGCTTGCTGTGGCTGCTACTGGGATTTTGATTCAGACAACAAGTCTTATGTATACTGTTCCTATGGCTTTAGCTGGATGCGTGTCTGCTCGG GTTGGAAACGAGCTAGGTGCAGGTAGACCATACAAGGCGAGACTAGCGGCAAACGTGGCTCTAGCTTGCGCATTTGTTATAGGAGCATCCAATGTGGCTTGGACCGTGGTTCTAAAAGAGCGTTGGGCAGGACTTTTCACTGGCTACGAGCCACTCAAGGTGCTGGTTGCTTCGGTTATGCCAATTGTTGGGCTTTGCGAGCTAGGGAACTGCCCTCAAACTACGGGTTGCGGGATTCTAAGAGGGACAGGCCGGCCAACGGTTGGGGCACATGTGAATCTTGGGTCGTTTTATTTTGTTGGGACGCCTGTTGCTGTTGGACTAGCGTTTTGGTTGAAGGTTGGGTTTAGTGGATTGTGGTTTGGGTTGCTTTCGGCCCAGGCGGCTTGTGCAGTTTCAATATTGTATGCAGTTTTGGCAAGGACAGATTGGGAAGGAGAAGCAATGAGGGCTATGAGGATGACGAGTTTGGAGATGAGGAAAGTTGGAAAGGACGAAGAATCATCGTCGTTGTTGGATGATCGCAATAGGAGTGATGAGAAGTTGGGTGTTGTCTTGTAA
- the LOC103852731 gene encoding polyadenylate-binding protein, cytoplasmic and nuclear isoform X2 — protein MASCSQKANLLGKRKPEDGFGTELVLKKHKEKFEEKETEARVELLSDEANSVTVETEPILKGIREEKETAIGFFDEIKGRVELLENEANLISVEGLDEGPEEAAELKKTLFVAHLPPQTKIRDIIRFFNDVGQVVRVLLQATHKGKCVGEGFVEFASANQAKKALEKKKNEYLHKRKIFLDVAHKGALCLPPKYCIDHKVWYQEDYLQQESLRIQENPKFSEEATVLFIANLSPQTTKILHIINFLEDVGDVVSVRLIVNHEGKHVGYGFVEFASANQAKKALENKNGEYLHDHKIFLMKRRDESPNFSEAVATVRNKTICITHFSGQTKISDIINFFKDVGQVVHVRLIVNPKIKHVRLGFVEFASANEAEKALEKNGEYLYDRDIFLDFVEEATYTILSRHCVDHKVWYEDYLQRESLLIEEHAVAETPDFVEDVNLMKTTVFFATVSMKKENCSMSNIINIFKCVGEVVRVRLIVDDWGESLGCGFVEFASAEEAKKAVQEKSGCAIYVKVAEKAPYLFRPKCNLADLAEKLWYEDKLRREGFGLPSKSELRKEEAVFCGKKITFSDKD, from the exons ATGGCCAGTTGTAGCCAGAAAGCTAATTTATTGGGTAAGCGAAAGCCGGAAGATGGTTTTGGAACCGAACTGGTTCTGaagaaacataaagaaaaatttGAGGAGAAGGAGACCGAAGCAAGGGTTGAGTTGTTGTCTGATGAGGCTAATTCG GTGACAGTGGAGACCGAACCTATTCTGAAGGGAATTAG GGAGGAGAAGGAGACAGCGATAGGATTTTTTGATGAGATCAAAGGAAGGGTCGAGTTGTTGGAGAATGAGGCTAATTTAATCTCAGTGGAAGGACTTGATGAAGGTCCTGAGGAAGCTGCC GAACTTAAAAAGACGCTCTTTGTTGCTCATCTCCCTCCCCAAACTAAAATAAGAGATAT CATCCGTTTCTTCAATGATGTTGGACAAGTTGTTCGTGTTCTACTTCAAGCTACCCACAAGGGAAAGTGTGTGGGCGAAGGCTTTGTTGAATTTGCTTCTGCTAACCAAGCAAAGAAG GCactggaaaagaagaagaacgaATATTTGCACAAACGCAAGATTTTCCTGGATGTGGCTCATAAGGGAGCTCTATGCCTTCCACCCAA GTATTGCATAGATCACAAGGTTTG GTACCAAGAAGACTATCTTCAGCAGGAAAGCCTTAGGATACAAGAAAATCCCAAGTTTTCGGAG GAAGCTACCGTTCTCTTTATTGCCAATCTCTCTCCGCAAACAActaaaatattacatat CATCAATTTCTTGGAAGATGTTGGAGATGTTGTCAGTGTTCGACTTATTGTAAACCACGAGGGTAAGCATGTGGGTTATGgctttgttgagtttgcttctGCTAACCAAGCTAAGAAG GCACTGGAAAATAAGAATGGTGAATATTTGCACGATCATAAGATCTTTTTGATGAAAAGACGTGATGAAAGTCCCAATTTTTCTGAG GCAGTTGCCACTGTAAGAAATAAGACGATCTGTATTACCCATTTCTCTGGACAAACTAAAATATCAGATAT CATCAATTTTTTCAAAGATGTTGGCCAAGTTGTTCATGTTCGACTTATTGTAAACCCCAAGATCAAGCATGTAAGGCTTGgctttgttgagtttgcttctGCTAACGAAGCAGAGAAG gcGCTCGAAAAGAACGGCGAATATTTGTACGATAGAGatatttttcttgattttgtcGAGGAAGCTACATACACTATACTATCCAG gcATTGCGTAGATCACAAGGTTTG GTATGAAGACTACCTACAACGAGAAAGCCTTCTGATAGAAGAACATGCAGTAGCAGAAACTCCCGATTTTGTTGAG GATGTTAACTTGATGAAAACGACGGTCTTTTTTGCCACAGTCTctatgaaaaaagaaaattgtagCATGTCAAATAT CATCAATATCTTCAAATGTGTTGGAGAAGTTGTTCGTGTTCGACTTATAGTAGATGACTGGGGTGAGTCTCTGGGCTGTGgctttgttgagtttgcttctGCTGAGGAAGCGAAGAAG GCTGTGCAAGAGAAGAGTGGTTGTGCTATTTATGTCAAGGTGGCCGAGAAAGCTCCATACCTTTTCCGACCCAA GTGCAACCTTGCAGACCTTGCGGAGAAGCTTTG GTATGAAGACAAGCTTCGACGAGAAGGCTTTGGTTTGCCGAGCAAATCAGAGCTGAGGAAAGAGGAGGCAGTCTTCTGCGGTAAGAAGATTACCTTCTCTGACAAAGACTga
- the LOC103852731 gene encoding polyadenylate-binding protein, cytoplasmic and nuclear isoform X1: protein MASCSQKANLLGKRKPEDGFGTELVLKKHKEKFEEKETEARVELLSDEANSVQFSVTVETEPILKGIREEKETAIGFFDEIKGRVELLENEANLISVEGLDEGPEEAAELKKTLFVAHLPPQTKIRDIIRFFNDVGQVVRVLLQATHKGKCVGEGFVEFASANQAKKALEKKKNEYLHKRKIFLDVAHKGALCLPPKYCIDHKVWYQEDYLQQESLRIQENPKFSEEATVLFIANLSPQTTKILHIINFLEDVGDVVSVRLIVNHEGKHVGYGFVEFASANQAKKALENKNGEYLHDHKIFLMKRRDESPNFSEAVATVRNKTICITHFSGQTKISDIINFFKDVGQVVHVRLIVNPKIKHVRLGFVEFASANEAEKALEKNGEYLYDRDIFLDFVEEATYTILSRHCVDHKVWYEDYLQRESLLIEEHAVAETPDFVEDVNLMKTTVFFATVSMKKENCSMSNIINIFKCVGEVVRVRLIVDDWGESLGCGFVEFASAEEAKKAVQEKSGCAIYVKVAEKAPYLFRPKCNLADLAEKLWYEDKLRREGFGLPSKSELRKEEAVFCGKKITFSDKD from the exons ATGGCCAGTTGTAGCCAGAAAGCTAATTTATTGGGTAAGCGAAAGCCGGAAGATGGTTTTGGAACCGAACTGGTTCTGaagaaacataaagaaaaatttGAGGAGAAGGAGACCGAAGCAAGGGTTGAGTTGTTGTCTGATGAGGCTAATTCGGTACAATTTTCT GTGACAGTGGAGACCGAACCTATTCTGAAGGGAATTAG GGAGGAGAAGGAGACAGCGATAGGATTTTTTGATGAGATCAAAGGAAGGGTCGAGTTGTTGGAGAATGAGGCTAATTTAATCTCAGTGGAAGGACTTGATGAAGGTCCTGAGGAAGCTGCC GAACTTAAAAAGACGCTCTTTGTTGCTCATCTCCCTCCCCAAACTAAAATAAGAGATAT CATCCGTTTCTTCAATGATGTTGGACAAGTTGTTCGTGTTCTACTTCAAGCTACCCACAAGGGAAAGTGTGTGGGCGAAGGCTTTGTTGAATTTGCTTCTGCTAACCAAGCAAAGAAG GCactggaaaagaagaagaacgaATATTTGCACAAACGCAAGATTTTCCTGGATGTGGCTCATAAGGGAGCTCTATGCCTTCCACCCAA GTATTGCATAGATCACAAGGTTTG GTACCAAGAAGACTATCTTCAGCAGGAAAGCCTTAGGATACAAGAAAATCCCAAGTTTTCGGAG GAAGCTACCGTTCTCTTTATTGCCAATCTCTCTCCGCAAACAActaaaatattacatat CATCAATTTCTTGGAAGATGTTGGAGATGTTGTCAGTGTTCGACTTATTGTAAACCACGAGGGTAAGCATGTGGGTTATGgctttgttgagtttgcttctGCTAACCAAGCTAAGAAG GCACTGGAAAATAAGAATGGTGAATATTTGCACGATCATAAGATCTTTTTGATGAAAAGACGTGATGAAAGTCCCAATTTTTCTGAG GCAGTTGCCACTGTAAGAAATAAGACGATCTGTATTACCCATTTCTCTGGACAAACTAAAATATCAGATAT CATCAATTTTTTCAAAGATGTTGGCCAAGTTGTTCATGTTCGACTTATTGTAAACCCCAAGATCAAGCATGTAAGGCTTGgctttgttgagtttgcttctGCTAACGAAGCAGAGAAG gcGCTCGAAAAGAACGGCGAATATTTGTACGATAGAGatatttttcttgattttgtcGAGGAAGCTACATACACTATACTATCCAG gcATTGCGTAGATCACAAGGTTTG GTATGAAGACTACCTACAACGAGAAAGCCTTCTGATAGAAGAACATGCAGTAGCAGAAACTCCCGATTTTGTTGAG GATGTTAACTTGATGAAAACGACGGTCTTTTTTGCCACAGTCTctatgaaaaaagaaaattgtagCATGTCAAATAT CATCAATATCTTCAAATGTGTTGGAGAAGTTGTTCGTGTTCGACTTATAGTAGATGACTGGGGTGAGTCTCTGGGCTGTGgctttgttgagtttgcttctGCTGAGGAAGCGAAGAAG GCTGTGCAAGAGAAGAGTGGTTGTGCTATTTATGTCAAGGTGGCCGAGAAAGCTCCATACCTTTTCCGACCCAA GTGCAACCTTGCAGACCTTGCGGAGAAGCTTTG GTATGAAGACAAGCTTCGACGAGAAGGCTTTGGTTTGCCGAGCAAATCAGAGCTGAGGAAAGAGGAGGCAGTCTTCTGCGGTAAGAAGATTACCTTCTCTGACAAAGACTga